Proteins from a genomic interval of Bradyrhizobium sp. CCGB01:
- a CDS encoding cupin domain-containing protein — MDGRGETNGPKDAPAIEADDAVDQRLGETVRLLRQRAGLSIQDVANKTGLSNGMISQLERARAMPSIRTLRLLSIALDVPISYFFETSDPADVQRYIVRKNSRRLLRLTASGVVKEALTPADQGQLELYELTLNPGASSGTDFLQHTGEKAGYILSGSLRLWLDNQAHLLEAGDSFRFPSVVPHMFDNPTQQAARVIWVTTLRQTESPAG; from the coding sequence ATGGATGGTCGCGGCGAGACAAACGGTCCGAAGGACGCCCCGGCGATCGAGGCCGACGATGCGGTCGACCAGCGGCTCGGCGAAACCGTGCGGCTGCTGCGTCAGCGCGCCGGGCTGTCGATCCAGGACGTCGCCAACAAGACCGGCCTCTCCAACGGCATGATCAGCCAGCTCGAACGCGCGCGCGCCATGCCGTCGATCCGCACGCTGCGCCTGCTCAGCATCGCGCTCGACGTTCCCATCTCCTACTTCTTCGAGACCAGCGATCCCGCCGATGTGCAGCGCTACATCGTGCGCAAAAACAGCCGGCGCCTGCTGCGGCTCACCGCCAGCGGCGTCGTCAAGGAAGCGCTGACGCCGGCCGACCAAGGCCAGCTCGAACTCTATGAGCTCACGCTCAATCCCGGCGCCTCGTCCGGCACCGATTTTTTGCAGCACACCGGCGAGAAGGCCGGCTACATCCTGTCCGGCAGCCTGCGGCTGTGGCTCGACAACCAGGCTCACTTGCTGGAAGCCGGCGACAGTTTTCGTTTTCCGAGCGTCGTGCCGCACATGTTCGACAATCCGACCCAGCAGGCCGCCCGCGTGATCTGGGTCACGACGCTGCGGCAGACCGAATCGCCGGCAGGTTGA
- a CDS encoding peptide ABC transporter substrate-binding protein, producing MADSTGKFGVGGLHHFGIPNRRQFFQLGAGAAAGWTLSGNAFAQTERPGNPPDKPRGQVIAALSQEPTVFHPLMPGIEVDQGIWWQVFSPLWFIEPDGKFVPDLAREVPTVENGGLSADGLTWKIKLRSDVKWHDGTPFTAEDVKFSLELINNPDFRVRNRVGHNLVKDIKVVAPDEIHWRMEAPYSPYMSILSLTFIVPKHILEKLTDPNASPFHNAPVGTGPFRWGERVPGDHIQLNAHTGYHGKGPYVERVVFKYIPDLTVLYTQFRTGQVDYTGLQGILPNFVQEAKTLKGRKIFVSATSSVEHVAPNLEFGPFADRAVREALYLAINKQAIIDALNYGLPTQTESFVPQQAWSFQQGLPQHKYDPAKANALLDAAGWVRGSGGIREKGGVKLEFTNSTTSGNAVREQTQQLLIQDWRAIGAAMRVNNMPAAVIWGDFWQQSKFNSVLVSVNFMLGSDPDVTPRFGSGAIPAKGGRGYNTYQYKSPEADRLLAEGAKQFDLAQRKTTYGDLQKLIRNDLAILPLFQGFIAEGVKEGLQGFRPNINTSINCWNIREWYWA from the coding sequence ATGGCAGACAGCACCGGCAAGTTCGGCGTTGGCGGACTGCATCATTTCGGCATTCCAAATCGCCGACAGTTCTTCCAGCTCGGCGCGGGCGCCGCGGCGGGATGGACGCTTTCAGGCAACGCCTTCGCGCAGACCGAGCGCCCGGGCAATCCGCCGGACAAGCCGCGCGGGCAGGTGATCGCCGCGCTGTCGCAGGAGCCGACCGTCTTCCATCCCCTGATGCCGGGCATCGAGGTCGATCAGGGCATCTGGTGGCAGGTGTTCTCGCCGCTCTGGTTCATCGAGCCCGACGGCAAATTCGTCCCCGACCTCGCGCGCGAAGTGCCGACCGTCGAGAATGGTGGCTTGTCGGCCGACGGCCTGACCTGGAAGATCAAGCTGCGCAGCGACGTGAAGTGGCACGACGGCACGCCGTTCACGGCCGAGGACGTGAAGTTCTCGCTGGAGCTGATCAACAACCCCGATTTCCGCGTCCGCAACCGCGTCGGCCACAACCTGGTCAAGGACATCAAGGTCGTCGCGCCCGACGAGATCCACTGGCGGATGGAGGCTCCCTATTCGCCTTACATGTCGATCCTGTCGCTTACCTTCATCGTGCCCAAGCACATCCTGGAGAAGCTGACGGATCCGAACGCCTCGCCGTTCCACAATGCGCCGGTCGGCACCGGGCCGTTCCGCTGGGGCGAGCGCGTGCCCGGCGACCACATTCAATTGAATGCCCACACCGGCTATCACGGCAAAGGACCTTACGTCGAACGCGTGGTCTTTAAATACATTCCTGATCTCACCGTGCTCTACACCCAGTTCCGCACGGGGCAGGTCGACTACACCGGCCTGCAGGGCATTTTGCCGAACTTCGTGCAGGAGGCGAAGACGCTGAAGGGCCGCAAGATCTTCGTCTCGGCGACGTCCTCGGTGGAGCACGTTGCGCCCAATCTCGAATTCGGTCCCTTCGCGGACCGCGCGGTGCGCGAGGCACTTTATCTCGCCATCAACAAGCAGGCGATCATCGATGCGCTGAACTACGGCCTGCCCACACAGACCGAGAGCTTCGTGCCGCAGCAGGCATGGTCGTTCCAGCAGGGCCTGCCGCAGCATAAATACGATCCGGCCAAGGCCAACGCGCTGCTTGATGCCGCAGGCTGGGTTCGCGGCTCCGGCGGCATCCGCGAGAAGGGCGGCGTGAAGCTCGAATTCACCAATTCGACCACGTCGGGCAACGCCGTGCGCGAACAGACCCAGCAGCTCCTGATCCAGGACTGGCGCGCGATCGGTGCGGCGATGCGCGTGAACAACATGCCGGCCGCGGTGATCTGGGGCGATTTCTGGCAGCAGTCGAAGTTCAATTCGGTGCTGGTGTCCGTGAACTTCATGCTCGGCAGCGATCCCGACGTCACCCCGCGCTTCGGCTCCGGCGCGATCCCCGCCAAGGGCGGCCGCGGCTACAACACTTATCAGTACAAGAGCCCCGAGGCCGATCGCCTGCTTGCAGAAGGCGCGAAGCAATTCGATCTCGCCCAGCGCAAGACCACCTATGGTGATCTGCAAAAGCTGATCCGCAACGATCTCGCCATCCTGCCGCTGTTCCAGGGCTTTATCGCCGAGGGCGTGAAGGAAGGGCTGCAAGGCTTCCGCCCCAACATCAACACCTCCATCAACTGCTGGAACATTCGCGAATGGTATTGGGCCTGA
- a CDS encoding ABC transporter permease: protein MARYVVNRLAQAIMLLVIVSAIGFAILHLAPGGPLSQFAASAQMTQEDLDRVTKQLGLDRPLPIQYLDWFGRMLKGDWGKSYRDGEAVLSVISSHLGATLELMATATIIAVLLGCWIGVLGALRRYSLFDSLATVGAMIALSIPTFWFGLVTIYVFSVKLGWLPAGNRQTVGDGSFLDLLHHLIAPALVLALVETAMWGRFMRSSMLEVINQDYIRTARAKGMPEWRILTVHALRNALLPMITVAGLQFPTLLGGALVAETVFTWPGMGRLFLDSIGYRDYPVVMGILMFSATMVLIGSLLADILYAVVDPRIRVG from the coding sequence ATGGCCCGTTACGTCGTCAACCGCCTGGCTCAGGCGATCATGCTGCTGGTGATCGTTTCCGCGATCGGGTTCGCCATCCTGCATCTGGCACCCGGCGGTCCGCTCTCGCAATTCGCGGCGTCCGCGCAGATGACGCAGGAGGATCTCGACCGCGTCACGAAACAGCTCGGCCTCGATCGTCCGCTGCCGATCCAGTATCTCGACTGGTTCGGGCGCATGTTGAAAGGTGACTGGGGCAAGTCCTATCGCGACGGCGAGGCGGTGCTGTCGGTGATCTCCTCGCATCTCGGCGCGACGCTGGAGCTGATGGCGACGGCGACCATCATCGCGGTGCTACTCGGCTGCTGGATCGGCGTGCTCGGCGCGCTGCGCCGTTATTCGCTGTTCGATTCGCTCGCCACCGTCGGCGCCATGATCGCGCTGTCGATCCCGACCTTCTGGTTCGGCCTCGTCACGATCTACGTGTTCTCCGTAAAACTCGGCTGGCTGCCGGCCGGCAACCGCCAGACCGTCGGCGACGGCTCCTTCCTCGACCTCTTGCATCATCTGATCGCGCCGGCGCTGGTGCTGGCGCTGGTCGAGACCGCGATGTGGGGCCGCTTCATGCGCTCCTCCATGCTCGAAGTGATCAACCAGGACTACATCCGTACCGCGCGGGCCAAGGGCATGCCGGAGTGGCGCATCCTCACGGTGCACGCGCTGCGTAACGCGCTGCTGCCGATGATCACGGTCGCGGGCCTGCAGTTTCCGACGCTTCTCGGCGGTGCGCTGGTTGCCGAGACCGTGTTCACCTGGCCGGGCATGGGCCGACTGTTTCTCGATTCCATCGGTTATCGCGACTATCCCGTGGTGATGGGCATCCTGATGTTCTCGGCGACCATGGTTCTGATCGGCTCGCTGCTCGCCGACATCCTCTATGCCGTCGTCGATCCGCGCATCCGGGTGGGCTAG